The following proteins are encoded in a genomic region of Fusarium keratoplasticum isolate Fu6.1 chromosome 9, whole genome shotgun sequence:
- a CDS encoding WD repeat-containing protein JIP5, translating to MFENTCTLPLTADVFATALHPTEPLLTVGLSSGHVETFRLPPGTGSDESADGDTSVLSDGKSMIDSVWRTRRHKGSCRSLVYAHDGSAVYSAGTDSLVKHFEPTTGQVISKFAIPSTTSMPDAPTLLHVLNPQSLLLATDSGALHIIDLRDGAPGKKPAQTHFPHADYVSSITPLPPTKESTSGFPKQWVSTGGTTLAVTDVRRGVLVRSEDQEDELLTSCFVPGMGPKGHRDNGILAIGSGSGVLTLWDKGAWDDQQERIIVDGGKKSGGESIDALVLVPQEMGLGKKVVCGVGDGSLRVVDLVRREVDVSANLRHDHMESVVSLGFDSENRLISAGGKSVKLWEELSELQGGNDSDDDDDEDSDDSDDEEINSGKRAADSDSDEDSDDERVAEMKRRAKRRKEVQSSKLGPMGAHGIMGFDGLD from the exons ATGTTCGAAAACACCTGCACGCTACCTCTGACCGCCGATGTCTTCGCGACAGCCCTTCATCCTACCGAGCCGTTGCTCACCGTTGGTCTCTCCAGCGGACATGTCGAGACCTTTCGATTGCCTCCCGGCACCGGCTCTGACGAGAGCGCCGACGGAGATACCAGTGTCCTTAGTGATGGAAAGAGCATGATTGACTCTGTCTGGCGCACGCGAAGGCACAAGGGTAGCTGCAGGTCTCTTGTCTATGCCCATGACGGCTCAG CCGTTTACTCGGCCGGAACCGACTCCCTCGTCAAACATTTCGAACCGACCACTGGTCAGGTCATTTCCAAGTTCGCTATCCCGAGTACAACATCGATGCCCGATGCGCCTACCTTGCTCCACGTCCTGAACCCTCAgagcctccttcttgcgACCGACTCAGGCGCCTTGCACATAATTGACCTTCGTGACGGCGCTCCTGGCAAGAAGCCTGCCCAAACCCATTTCCCCCACGCCGACTACGTCTCCTCGATCACACCTCTGCCGCCTACCAAGGAGAGCACTAGCGGATTTCCTAAGCAATGGGTCAGCACTGGTGGTACGACCCTGGCTGTCACAGATGTCAGGAGAGGAGTGCTTGTGCGCAGCGAGGATCAAGAAGACGAGCTGCTAACCTCGTGCTTCGTCCCCGGCATGGGTCCCAAGGGACACCGTGACAATGGCATATTGGCCATTGGCTCCGGATCTGGCGTCCTGACACTCTGGGACAAGGGCGCATGGGATGATCAACAAGAGCGCATCATTGTCGACGGCGGTAAGAAGAGCGGAGGTGAAAGTATCGACgccttggtgctggtgccCCAAGAAATGGGTCTCGGAAAGAAGGTCGTCTGTGGCGTCGGTGATGGAAGCCTTCGTGTCGTCGACCTAGTCCGCCGTGAAGTCGATGTCTCGGCCAACCTGCGCCACGATCATATGGAGAGCGTTGTGTCTCTGGGTTTCGATTCGGAGAACCGCCTTATTAGCGCTGGAGGCAAGAGTGTCAAGCTGTGGGAGGAGCTCTCGGAGCTACAAGGCGGCAACGatagcgacgacgacgatgacgaggacagCGATgacagtgatgatgaggaaatCAACTCTGGCAAGCGAGCCGCGGATAGTGATAGCGACGaggacagcgacgacgagcgAGTCGCCGAGATGAAGCGACGGGCAAAGCGACGCAAGGAGGTACAGAGCAGCAAGCTGGGACCGATGGGAGCCCACGGCATCATGGGCTTCGATGGTCTGGATTAA
- a CDS encoding Chitinase gives MHFVSIFCAWLMALSAVATADSSKEPFRCIMYLTGQHHVVPRKEDTRDVSHVILAFMRSEVFNVDETPDEFPLFTTVNEVRSSFSRDTKVMVAIGGWGDTKGFEEGAKSETSRKRWARQVVAMVDATGADGVDIDWEYPGGNRDDYKLIPNSKREWEIEAFVSLLQHLRAALGPDKLLSAAVPGKEVDLMAFTPDTVPRIMKEVDFLSVMTYDLMNRRDNITKHHSGVADSRDAIQRYIDRGASPKRLNLGFGYYVKWFLTEQCDPSNPIGCPTQLLEDPKTGADLGKTGAFSWHDDIPGDVAESFAHARDGGSYDDDGSYYYWDPRELRWWSFDSEASIQRKMDDVVPQVNVGGVFAWGLGEDAPKFEHFKTTTEAVRKIRAADGAKDEL, from the exons ATGCATTTCGTGAGCATCTTTTGCGCATGGCTCATGGCGCTTTCAGCAGTGGCGACCGCTGATTCTAGCAAAGAGCCTTTTCGCTGCATCATGTACTTGACTGG CCAGCACCATGTTGTTCCCCGAAAAGAAGACACCAGAGATGTATCTCACGTCATTCTTGCCTTTATGCGCTCCGAAGTCTTCAATGTTGACGAGACTCCCGATGAATTTCCTCTGTTTACCACGGTCAACGAGGTCCGTTCTAGCTTCTCACGCGACACCAAAGTCATGGTGGCGATTGGAGGATGGGGCGACACCAAGGGCTTCGAGGAAGGTGCAAAAAGTGAGACGTCGAGGAAGCGATGGGCTCGTCAGGTTGTTGCCATGGTTGATGCGACCGGGGCAGATGGCGTCGACATTGACTGGGAGTACCCAGG AGGAAACCGTGATGACTACAAGTTGATACCGAACTCGAAGCGCGAATGGGAGATTGAGGCCTTTGTCTCGCTTCTCCAGCATCTTCGCGCTGCCCTTGGGCCGGACAAGCTTTTGTCTGCTGCAGTGCCTGGCAAAGAAGTCGACTTGATGGCATTCACACCTGACACGGTCCCTAGAATCATGAAAGAGGTCGATTTTCTCAGCGTCATGACGTACGATCTGATGAACCGTCGcgacaacatcaccaagcaCCACAGCGGTGTTGCAGACTCACGAGACGCCATCCAGCGCTACATTGACCGCGGTGCTTCGCCAAAGAGGCTCAATCTTGGGTTTGGGTACTATGTCAAGTGGTTCTTGACGGAACAATGCGATCCCTCAAACCCGATAGGCTGTCCTACTCAACTGCTCGAGGACCCGAAGACTGGGGCGGATCTGGGCAAGACGGGCGCCTTTAGCTGGCACGATGATATTCCCGGCGATGTGGCTGAATCATTTGCCCATGcgcgagatggaggaagctatgacgatgatgggagCTATTACTACTGGGATCCTCGAGAGCTCCGATGGTGGTCGTTCGATTCTGAGGCGAGTATCCAGAGGAAGATGGACGATGTTGTCCCGCAGGTCAACGTGGGCGGGGTGTTTGCTTGGGGCCTCGGAGAAGATGCACCGAAATTTGAGCACTTCAAGACGACGACTGAAGCAGTTCGTAAGATACGAGCAGCCGATGGAGCTAAGGACGAGCTATAA
- a CDS encoding Fe-ADH domain-containing protein produces the protein MLRWTMAPAFRFLLAVSVAIFRFRVTFICPYSSPRAIVVSSHKSLTSYNPIFGQLHRHRSNNFFSLFNIYIDIVLAQSLNIQTNVASASSDDKRPSVLMIRSGSTIQRLPPQKATDPDLLAIRAKLLNALAVKTSTLVTPRSSRAASPSATPRLRSRRPVHSPSPRVVVGPKAINLLPVELASLRLSSPLIVSSPSRLKIARKIQAIIPNLDTRILSSAVITVPTRISGRDCVISVGSGSAVTLARAVSLRKGIPHICIPTTFSGSEMIPESSTPVPRERGGSEGSNSRAAREIARESKTLPAVIIYDDDLTTSSSTRFSAPSDEDIMEDRAEPHPKSEDACWSYINLPGV, from the coding sequence ATGCTCCGATGGACAATGGCACCCGCGTTTCGGTTTCTGCTAGCAGTATCAGTAGCAATATTTCGCTTCCGGGTCACGTTCATCTGCCCATATTCTTCCCCTCGTGCCATTGTTGTCTCCTCCCATAAGTCCCTTACATCTTACAACCCTATTTTCGGTCAacttcatcgccatcgatCAAATaactttttttctctcttcaaTATTTACATTGATATTGTGCTCGCTCAAAGCCTCAATATTCAGACAAACGTCGCTTCCGCTTCGTCGGACGACAAGCGTCCGTCCGTCTTGATGATCCGCTCTGGCAGCACCATACAGAGGCTACCACCCCAGAAAGCCACTGATCCGGACCTCCTCGCAATCCGCGCTAAGCTGCTCAACGCCCTCGCTGTCAAGACGTCCACGCTCGTCACTCCTCGGTCCTCGCGCGCCGCTTCTCCCAGCGCGACTCCTCGTCTGCGATCCCGCCGTCCGGTCCACAGCCCGTCTCCCCGTGTTGTCGTCGgccccaaggccatcaacttGCTGCCCGTTGAGCTGGCGAGCCTGCGCCTGTCGTCGCCGCTCATCGTTTCGAGCCCTTCTCGACTGAAGATTGCCCGCAAGATTCAGGCCATCATTCCAAATCTCGACACTCGCATCCTCAGCTCCGCCGTCATCACTGTACCTACTCGAATCTCCGGCCGAGACTGTGTTATTAGTGTCGGCAGTGGTTCAGCTGTGACTCTGGCCCGGGCTGTTAGTTTACGCAAGGGGATCCCGCACATTTGCATCCCTACAACCTTCAGCGGCAGCGAAATGATTCCCGAAAGCAGCACCCCAGTGCCCCGCGAGCGTGGTGGCAGTGAAGGAAGCAATTCAAGAGCAGCGAGGGAGATTGCTCGAGAATCCAAAACACTCCCTGCTGTCATCATctacgacgacgacctcaccacaagctcatcaacccGGTTCTCTGCTCCAAGCGACGAGGACATCATGGAGGACCGAGCCGAACCACATCCCAAGTCAGAAGACGCCTGTTGGAGCTACATCAATCTTCCAGGTGTCTAA